The Musa acuminata AAA Group cultivar baxijiao chromosome BXJ1-3, Cavendish_Baxijiao_AAA, whole genome shotgun sequence genome window below encodes:
- the LOC103978352 gene encoding type IV inositol polyphosphate 5-phosphatase 11 isoform X3, with the protein MGNCSGLHCRRERSMELKKDRRFDSMGAAHEGIKTVAIEKVCEFSTSSVTCVCIVTWNMNGKASSGDMAELIGWHRRFDLLAVGLQEVPKHDVGVQLQAALAETHRLLAAATMQSLQLFVFGPKNSQPLAKETRVDKHAVRGCGGLVGRKKGAVGVHIEFNGIRMVFVSCHLSAHARNVEERNSQCRHISHSLFAKDGNPCRRHCHVTVWMGDLNYRLQGISTHPARSLIRTLRYVMTMQLLTSKDQLLREAKSGEVFVGYCEGSLSFKPTYKYDVGSNNYDTSYKVRVPSWTDRILFKIDSSSGIDAALHSYESIDRVKTSDHKPVRAHLCLKVSNITNEFGRQHG; encoded by the exons ATGGGCAACTGCAGTGGTCTTCATTGTAGAAG GGAAAGATCCATGGAGCTGAAGAAGGATCGCAGATTTGATTCCATGGGCGCTGCTCATGAAGGGATAAAGACGGTGGCCATCGAAAAGGTTTGTGAGTTCTCCACCAGCTCAGTTACTTGTGTCTGCATAGTGACATGGAACATGAATGGAAAG GCATCCTCGGGCGACATGGCGGAGCTCATCGGCTGGCACAGAAGGTTTGATCTTTTAGCGGTAGGGTTGCAGGAAGTCCCAAAGCATGACGTCGGAGTGCAGTTGCAGGCTGCTCTTGCCGAAACCCACCG CCTCTTGGCAGCAGCGACGATGCAATCGCTGCAACTGTTTGTGTTCGGCCCCAAAAACTCCCAACCCTTGGCGAAAG AGACGAGGGTGGACAAGCACGCAGTCAGAGGCTGTGGAGGGTTggtaggaaggaagaagggagccGTGGGCGTGCATATCGAGTTCAATGGAATCCGCATGGTCTTCGTTTCCTGTCATCTCTCAG CTCATGCGCGCAACGTGGAGGAGAGGAACTCCCAGTGCAGGCACATCTCCCACTCGCTCTTCGCCAAGGACGGGAATCCATGTCGGAGGCATTGCCATGTGACGGTGTGGATGGGAGATCTCAACTACAGATTGCAGGGAATCAGCACCCACCCAGCACGAAGCCTGATCC GTACTCTGCGTTACGTGATGACGATGCAGCTGTTGACGAGCAAAGACCAGCTGCTCCGGGAAGCGAAAAGTGGGGAAGTGTTCGTTGGGTACTGCGAAGGGAGCTTGTCGTTTAAGCCGACGTACAAGTACGACGTGGGGAGCAACAACTACGATACGAGCTACaag GTCAGAGTGCCTTCGTGGACCGACAGAATCTTGTTCAAGATCGATAGCTCATCGGGGATCGATGCGGCGTTGCACTCCTACGAGTCGATCGATCGAGTCAAGACCTCTGACCATAAGCCAGTGAGGGCCCACCTGTGTTTGAAG GTATCAAACATAACAAATGAATTTGGAAGACAACATGGATAG
- the LOC103978352 gene encoding type IV inositol polyphosphate 5-phosphatase 11 isoform X5 — MGNCSGLHCRRERSMELKKDRRFDSMGAAHEGIKTVAIEKVCEFSTSSVTCVCIVTWNMNGKASSGDMAELIGWHRRFDLLAVGLQEVPKHDVGVQLQAALAETHRLLAAATMQSLQLFVFGPKNSQPLAKETRVDKHAVRGCGGLVGRKKGAVGVHIEFNGIRMVFVSCHLSAHARNVEERNSQCRHISHSLFAKDGNPCRRHCHVTVWMGDLNYRLQGISTHPARSLIRKNLHNLLTSKDQLLREAKSGEVFVGYCEGSLSFKPTYKYDVGSNNYDTSYKVRVPSWTDRILFKIDSSSGIDAALHSYESIDRVKTSDHKPVRAHLCLKVSNITNEFGRQHG; from the exons ATGGGCAACTGCAGTGGTCTTCATTGTAGAAG GGAAAGATCCATGGAGCTGAAGAAGGATCGCAGATTTGATTCCATGGGCGCTGCTCATGAAGGGATAAAGACGGTGGCCATCGAAAAGGTTTGTGAGTTCTCCACCAGCTCAGTTACTTGTGTCTGCATAGTGACATGGAACATGAATGGAAAG GCATCCTCGGGCGACATGGCGGAGCTCATCGGCTGGCACAGAAGGTTTGATCTTTTAGCGGTAGGGTTGCAGGAAGTCCCAAAGCATGACGTCGGAGTGCAGTTGCAGGCTGCTCTTGCCGAAACCCACCG CCTCTTGGCAGCAGCGACGATGCAATCGCTGCAACTGTTTGTGTTCGGCCCCAAAAACTCCCAACCCTTGGCGAAAG AGACGAGGGTGGACAAGCACGCAGTCAGAGGCTGTGGAGGGTTggtaggaaggaagaagggagccGTGGGCGTGCATATCGAGTTCAATGGAATCCGCATGGTCTTCGTTTCCTGTCATCTCTCAG CTCATGCGCGCAACGTGGAGGAGAGGAACTCCCAGTGCAGGCACATCTCCCACTCGCTCTTCGCCAAGGACGGGAATCCATGTCGGAGGCATTGCCATGTGACGGTGTGGATGGGAGATCTCAACTACAGATTGCAGGGAATCAGCACCCACCCAGCACGAAGCCTGATCCGTAAGAACCTTCACAAC CTGTTGACGAGCAAAGACCAGCTGCTCCGGGAAGCGAAAAGTGGGGAAGTGTTCGTTGGGTACTGCGAAGGGAGCTTGTCGTTTAAGCCGACGTACAAGTACGACGTGGGGAGCAACAACTACGATACGAGCTACaag GTCAGAGTGCCTTCGTGGACCGACAGAATCTTGTTCAAGATCGATAGCTCATCGGGGATCGATGCGGCGTTGCACTCCTACGAGTCGATCGATCGAGTCAAGACCTCTGACCATAAGCCAGTGAGGGCCCACCTGTGTTTGAAG GTATCAAACATAACAAATGAATTTGGAAGACAACATGGATAG
- the LOC103978352 gene encoding type IV inositol polyphosphate 5-phosphatase 11 isoform X1 — MGNCSGLHCRRERSMELKKDRRFDSMGAAHEGIKTVAIEKVCEFSTSSVTCVCIVTWNMNGKASSGDMAELIGWHRRFDLLAVGLQEVPKHDVGVQLQAALAETHRYFILTASYLVELLIYRPSFSLLAAATMQSLQLFVFGPKNSQPLAKETRVDKHAVRGCGGLVGRKKGAVGVHIEFNGIRMVFVSCHLSAHARNVEERNSQCRHISHSLFAKDGNPCRRHCHVTVWMGDLNYRLQGISTHPARSLIRTLRYVMTMQLLTSKDQLLREAKSGEVFVGYCEGSLSFKPTYKYDVGSNNYDTSYKVRVPSWTDRILFKIDSSSGIDAALHSYESIDRVKTSDHKPVRAHLCLKVSNITNEFGRQHG; from the exons ATGGGCAACTGCAGTGGTCTTCATTGTAGAAG GGAAAGATCCATGGAGCTGAAGAAGGATCGCAGATTTGATTCCATGGGCGCTGCTCATGAAGGGATAAAGACGGTGGCCATCGAAAAGGTTTGTGAGTTCTCCACCAGCTCAGTTACTTGTGTCTGCATAGTGACATGGAACATGAATGGAAAG GCATCCTCGGGCGACATGGCGGAGCTCATCGGCTGGCACAGAAGGTTTGATCTTTTAGCGGTAGGGTTGCAGGAAGTCCCAAAGCATGACGTCGGAGTGCAGTTGCAGGCTGCTCTTGCCGAAACCCACCGGTACTTCATTCTTACTGCTTCATATCTTGTGGAACTTCTCATATACCGTCCTTCTTTTAGCCTCTTGGCAGCAGCGACGATGCAATCGCTGCAACTGTTTGTGTTCGGCCCCAAAAACTCCCAACCCTTGGCGAAAG AGACGAGGGTGGACAAGCACGCAGTCAGAGGCTGTGGAGGGTTggtaggaaggaagaagggagccGTGGGCGTGCATATCGAGTTCAATGGAATCCGCATGGTCTTCGTTTCCTGTCATCTCTCAG CTCATGCGCGCAACGTGGAGGAGAGGAACTCCCAGTGCAGGCACATCTCCCACTCGCTCTTCGCCAAGGACGGGAATCCATGTCGGAGGCATTGCCATGTGACGGTGTGGATGGGAGATCTCAACTACAGATTGCAGGGAATCAGCACCCACCCAGCACGAAGCCTGATCC GTACTCTGCGTTACGTGATGACGATGCAGCTGTTGACGAGCAAAGACCAGCTGCTCCGGGAAGCGAAAAGTGGGGAAGTGTTCGTTGGGTACTGCGAAGGGAGCTTGTCGTTTAAGCCGACGTACAAGTACGACGTGGGGAGCAACAACTACGATACGAGCTACaag GTCAGAGTGCCTTCGTGGACCGACAGAATCTTGTTCAAGATCGATAGCTCATCGGGGATCGATGCGGCGTTGCACTCCTACGAGTCGATCGATCGAGTCAAGACCTCTGACCATAAGCCAGTGAGGGCCCACCTGTGTTTGAAG GTATCAAACATAACAAATGAATTTGGAAGACAACATGGATAG
- the LOC103978352 gene encoding type IV inositol polyphosphate 5-phosphatase 11 isoform X2, with translation MGNCSGLHCRRERSMELKKDRRFDSMGAAHEGIKTVAIEKVCEFSTSSVTCVCIVTWNMNGKASSGDMAELIGWHRRFDLLAVGLQEVPKHDVGVQLQAALAETHRYFILTASYLVELLIYRPSFSLLAAATMQSLQLFVFGPKNSQPLAKETRVDKHAVRGCGGLVGRKKGAVGVHIEFNGIRMVFVSCHLSAHARNVEERNSQCRHISHSLFAKDGNPCRRHCHVTVWMGDLNYRLQGISTHPARSLIRKNLHNLLTSKDQLLREAKSGEVFVGYCEGSLSFKPTYKYDVGSNNYDTSYKVRVPSWTDRILFKIDSSSGIDAALHSYESIDRVKTSDHKPVRAHLCLKVSNITNEFGRQHG, from the exons ATGGGCAACTGCAGTGGTCTTCATTGTAGAAG GGAAAGATCCATGGAGCTGAAGAAGGATCGCAGATTTGATTCCATGGGCGCTGCTCATGAAGGGATAAAGACGGTGGCCATCGAAAAGGTTTGTGAGTTCTCCACCAGCTCAGTTACTTGTGTCTGCATAGTGACATGGAACATGAATGGAAAG GCATCCTCGGGCGACATGGCGGAGCTCATCGGCTGGCACAGAAGGTTTGATCTTTTAGCGGTAGGGTTGCAGGAAGTCCCAAAGCATGACGTCGGAGTGCAGTTGCAGGCTGCTCTTGCCGAAACCCACCGGTACTTCATTCTTACTGCTTCATATCTTGTGGAACTTCTCATATACCGTCCTTCTTTTAGCCTCTTGGCAGCAGCGACGATGCAATCGCTGCAACTGTTTGTGTTCGGCCCCAAAAACTCCCAACCCTTGGCGAAAG AGACGAGGGTGGACAAGCACGCAGTCAGAGGCTGTGGAGGGTTggtaggaaggaagaagggagccGTGGGCGTGCATATCGAGTTCAATGGAATCCGCATGGTCTTCGTTTCCTGTCATCTCTCAG CTCATGCGCGCAACGTGGAGGAGAGGAACTCCCAGTGCAGGCACATCTCCCACTCGCTCTTCGCCAAGGACGGGAATCCATGTCGGAGGCATTGCCATGTGACGGTGTGGATGGGAGATCTCAACTACAGATTGCAGGGAATCAGCACCCACCCAGCACGAAGCCTGATCCGTAAGAACCTTCACAAC CTGTTGACGAGCAAAGACCAGCTGCTCCGGGAAGCGAAAAGTGGGGAAGTGTTCGTTGGGTACTGCGAAGGGAGCTTGTCGTTTAAGCCGACGTACAAGTACGACGTGGGGAGCAACAACTACGATACGAGCTACaag GTCAGAGTGCCTTCGTGGACCGACAGAATCTTGTTCAAGATCGATAGCTCATCGGGGATCGATGCGGCGTTGCACTCCTACGAGTCGATCGATCGAGTCAAGACCTCTGACCATAAGCCAGTGAGGGCCCACCTGTGTTTGAAG GTATCAAACATAACAAATGAATTTGGAAGACAACATGGATAG
- the LOC103978352 gene encoding type IV inositol polyphosphate 5-phosphatase 11 isoform X4, which yields MGNCSGLHCRRERSMELKKDRRFDSMGAAHEGIKTVAIEKASSGDMAELIGWHRRFDLLAVGLQEVPKHDVGVQLQAALAETHRYFILTASYLVELLIYRPSFSLLAAATMQSLQLFVFGPKNSQPLAKETRVDKHAVRGCGGLVGRKKGAVGVHIEFNGIRMVFVSCHLSAHARNVEERNSQCRHISHSLFAKDGNPCRRHCHVTVWMGDLNYRLQGISTHPARSLIRTLRYVMTMQLLTSKDQLLREAKSGEVFVGYCEGSLSFKPTYKYDVGSNNYDTSYKVRVPSWTDRILFKIDSSSGIDAALHSYESIDRVKTSDHKPVRAHLCLKVSNITNEFGRQHG from the exons ATGGGCAACTGCAGTGGTCTTCATTGTAGAAG GGAAAGATCCATGGAGCTGAAGAAGGATCGCAGATTTGATTCCATGGGCGCTGCTCATGAAGGGATAAAGACGGTGGCCATCGAAAAG GCATCCTCGGGCGACATGGCGGAGCTCATCGGCTGGCACAGAAGGTTTGATCTTTTAGCGGTAGGGTTGCAGGAAGTCCCAAAGCATGACGTCGGAGTGCAGTTGCAGGCTGCTCTTGCCGAAACCCACCGGTACTTCATTCTTACTGCTTCATATCTTGTGGAACTTCTCATATACCGTCCTTCTTTTAGCCTCTTGGCAGCAGCGACGATGCAATCGCTGCAACTGTTTGTGTTCGGCCCCAAAAACTCCCAACCCTTGGCGAAAG AGACGAGGGTGGACAAGCACGCAGTCAGAGGCTGTGGAGGGTTggtaggaaggaagaagggagccGTGGGCGTGCATATCGAGTTCAATGGAATCCGCATGGTCTTCGTTTCCTGTCATCTCTCAG CTCATGCGCGCAACGTGGAGGAGAGGAACTCCCAGTGCAGGCACATCTCCCACTCGCTCTTCGCCAAGGACGGGAATCCATGTCGGAGGCATTGCCATGTGACGGTGTGGATGGGAGATCTCAACTACAGATTGCAGGGAATCAGCACCCACCCAGCACGAAGCCTGATCC GTACTCTGCGTTACGTGATGACGATGCAGCTGTTGACGAGCAAAGACCAGCTGCTCCGGGAAGCGAAAAGTGGGGAAGTGTTCGTTGGGTACTGCGAAGGGAGCTTGTCGTTTAAGCCGACGTACAAGTACGACGTGGGGAGCAACAACTACGATACGAGCTACaag GTCAGAGTGCCTTCGTGGACCGACAGAATCTTGTTCAAGATCGATAGCTCATCGGGGATCGATGCGGCGTTGCACTCCTACGAGTCGATCGATCGAGTCAAGACCTCTGACCATAAGCCAGTGAGGGCCCACCTGTGTTTGAAG GTATCAAACATAACAAATGAATTTGGAAGACAACATGGATAG